A DNA window from Helianthus annuus cultivar XRQ/B chromosome 15, HanXRQr2.0-SUNRISE, whole genome shotgun sequence contains the following coding sequences:
- the LOC110876394 gene encoding uncharacterized protein LOC110876394 has protein sequence MEAPGKVHMRLDPASTAHAEESPVEKKVEKQPTKVRPSPAIDYSRLPFPARAKQQKYAQEYGKFLEMFTQLKINLPFIEALQSMPKYAKFLKDLLKRKERISELSNIPLTGGCSAVVLNKLPEKLTDTGTFTIPCFFGGAVTPAHALADLGASINLMPFSLYERLGLGELTPTRMSLSLPDRSVKYPHGIVKNLLVKVDKFIFPVDFIVLDIVDAWNVC, from the coding sequence atggaggctccaggcaaggTGCACATGAGGCTAgacccagcaagtaccgcacacgcCGAGGAGTCACCAGTAGAGAAGAAAGTGGAGAAGCAGCCGACGAAGGTTCGGCCATCACCAGCGATTGATTATTCTCGCCTTCCGTTTCCCGCCCGCGCTAAGCAGCAGAAATATGCTCAGGAATACGGGAAATTCCTCGAGATGTTCACACAGTTGAAAATCAATCTTCCGTTTATCGAGGCGCTTCAGTCTATGCCTAAGTATGCAAAATTTCTCAAAGATCTTTTGAAGCGCAAGGAGAGAATCAGTGAGCTTTCGAATATTCCATTGACGGGAGGTTGTTCCGCGGTAGTCTTGAATAAGCTGCCAGAGAAATTAACCGACACTGGTActttcacgattccatgtttcTTTGGGGGAGCCGTTACCCCCGCTCATGCTCTAGCCGATTTAGGGGCCAGCATCAATCTGATGCCGTTTTCGTTATACGAGAGGCTTGGTTTAGGAGAGTTGACACCCACGCGCATGTCATTGTCCTTGCCTGACCGATCAGTCAAGTATCCTCATGGGATAGTGAAGAATTTGTTGGTAAAGGTTGATAAGTTCATATTTCCGGTAGATTTCATTGTGCTTGAtattgttgatgcatggaatgtctgttga